The genomic window ATAAACTATTACCACAATTTCTTCAATATTGTGACAATATGTATGTAAATTTTGATTATGAAAATGATAAATTTATTAATTCTGAATTAGGAGAAAATTATCTAAAAAATAATATTCCGTGTTTAGTTCATTTAGATAAGAATATTGTAATTTTTTACATTTTAGATGAAGATGATTCATCCTTCATTATACCTCAATAATCATATGTTATTGAACAATAGTAACTAAAGTTAAAGCGAAATTTCAATTGAAGTTTCACCTTGTTTATACAAAAAGGCCAGGTTAGGAGTAAAATTTATCATAAGTTTGCTTACTAATAGTATCTCTATAGTTAGAAAATACTCTTAACATATCACCAGAATTAAACAAGCAATAGATACACTACAAAAAAAATTACAAATTTCTATAAAAGAATATGGAGTAAGTGGTTACTCAAATAATGAATATATTGTAGAGAATGATAAATTTATATCATTGAAACTATCAAACCTACACTTTGAAAATTTTGATGCATTACAACCAGTATTCGGAATTGTAACATGTTTAAATTTAGATAACTGTACATTTAATACAAATAATATTGTTGATGAGTTAAAACAGTTTACTACATTAGAGTCAATAATAGCTAGGCCAACTTCTAGTGTAGCCGCTGAAGCTTTTTTACAATTGGAAATGATAAAAGAGTTAGAGCTTTATATTGATTATGAAATAATTCCAACGAATGCTTTAATACTAGATTTTAAAGGATTGAAAAGTATTAAAAAAATATTACTTCACTGTAATAATGTTGAAAGTGATAAGGTGATTGTTTTCAAAGGGGCAGAATATCTCAATACTCTTTAACAGTTAATATTATTATGTGATTGCATGATAGATGAATTAAATAAATTCAAAAACTTAAAATATTTAGAAACAGAAAGCCCTCAGCTTCAAATAACGCATAGATTAGAATCTCTTACTACATTAGAAATGAAGATATGTAAAGAGGATTATAATATTTATTCTCTTGAACAATTTCCCAATCTTGAAAATCTGAATATTAGTAGTGGATATAAAATTAATTTGGGAGAATTAAAAAAACTTAAAATTTTATGTATCGGCGGGATGAATTTTGGTTTAGAGAATATCTCTACCTTTGATAACTTACCCAATTTAGAGCAGTTAGAGCTTTATAATTCATCTGAAATTTCTGAAATCAAAAATTTGGATAAACTTTCGAACTTAAAAGTACTTAATCTCTCTGGAAACTATGAAATTGAAAATATAAGTGGTATAGAAAAACTAAAGAATTTAGAATACATCAATCTATACAAAAATAATATTTCTAATGTAAGTGTTCTGAATAAATTACCAAAATTAAAAAATGTGAATGTTGCAGGTAATAAAATTACACAAAAAGATATAGAAAAGCAATTAGAAAAACCAGAAATTGCATGTTTTTTATCTCTGCCGCAAATACCAGAAATAGCTTCTAATATCTGGAACAGAGTTAACTAAATTTCATAAAAAACAAATAGTGTTCTTATGATAGTTTGATATTAAATGAAAACTTGAGGGA from Chryseobacterium sp. SORGH_AS_0447 includes these protein-coding regions:
- a CDS encoding leucine-rich repeat domain-containing protein, whose amino-acid sequence is MIDELNKFKNLKYLETESPQLQITHRLESLTTLEMKICKEDYNIYSLEQFPNLENLNISSGYKINLGELKKLKILCIGGMNFGLENISTFDNLPNLEQLELYNSSEISEIKNLDKLSNLKVLNLSGNYEIENISGIEKLKNLEYINLYKNNISNVSVLNKLPKLKNVNVAGNKITQKDIEKQLEKPEIACFLSLPQIPEIASNIWNRVN